A single region of the Salipaludibacillus sp. LMS25 genome encodes:
- a CDS encoding manganese catalase family protein has translation MFKRIDKLQIELPMPKNPDPNGAAAVQELLGGKYGEMSTLNNYMFQSFNFRQKNKHRPFYDLIASITAEEFGHVELVSNTINLMITGTTFPGDPDVTPMQNAKDKRNSHHFIQTAQTSLPSDSMGRPWSGDYVFNSGNLVLDLLHNFFLECGARTHKMRVYEMTNNPVAREMTGYLLVRGGVHILAYAKALEVITGVDVKKMLPIPNLDNSQFETTRKFEAMGSQRKLYTFSDDDYKEIRKIWKGEHPDGGPLEVIQGTPEGGPIPDLEEVPEEFAPGITEEMFQEIAKRLQRSAGL, from the coding sequence TTGTTCAAACGAATAGATAAACTCCAAATAGAATTACCAATGCCGAAAAATCCAGACCCTAATGGTGCTGCAGCCGTACAGGAATTATTAGGTGGAAAATATGGTGAAATGTCCACTTTAAACAATTATATGTTTCAATCATTTAATTTTAGACAAAAAAATAAACATCGCCCCTTTTATGATTTAATTGCTAGTATAACCGCGGAGGAATTTGGTCACGTAGAGCTCGTTTCAAATACGATTAACTTAATGATTACAGGGACAACGTTTCCTGGTGATCCTGATGTGACACCGATGCAAAATGCAAAAGATAAACGAAATTCTCACCATTTTATTCAGACAGCACAAACCTCATTGCCGAGTGATTCCATGGGAAGGCCTTGGTCTGGAGATTATGTTTTTAACAGTGGTAATCTTGTATTAGATTTACTTCATAACTTTTTTCTTGAATGTGGCGCACGCACCCATAAAATGCGTGTTTATGAAATGACAAATAATCCAGTAGCAAGGGAAATGACTGGTTACTTGCTCGTCAGAGGTGGGGTTCACATTCTTGCTTACGCTAAAGCACTTGAAGTTATAACAGGGGTCGATGTGAAAAAAATGCTCCCTATACCAAATTTAGATAACAGTCAATTCGAAACAACGAGAAAATTTGAAGCGATGGGGTCACAACGAAAATTATATACGTTTAGTGACGATGATTATAAAGAGATTCGCAAGATATGGAAGGGAGAACATCCAGATGGTGGCCCCCTTGAAGTCATACAAGGCACGCCTGAAGGAGGCCCCATTCCAGATTTAGAAGAGGTTCCTGAAGAGTTTGCTCCAGGGATAACAGAAGAGATGTTTCAAGAGATTGCTAAACGGCTTCAGCGGTCAGCCGGACTGTAA
- the sfsA gene encoding DNA/RNA nuclease SfsA, giving the protein MPNVFIPYSSSIIKAVFIERPNRFLIRCQLVEKGDVIEAHLPDSDRLKELLIQGRELYLLPNSNPARKTKFSAVCVKDFTSGNWVSINATLPNKVAGLAFEQHQLSEFSSWTHLRGEYSKGNSRWDHLLEKDGEYMVVEVKGVTLVNREGTGFFPDAVTSRGTKHVRELSQIAKEPGWHAAILFVAQRSDIKELQPAAEIDPDFANALLIAKRAGVTLSACRCHVTPDGMRLLDQIPVNLNI; this is encoded by the coding sequence TTGCCAAATGTTTTTATCCCATACTCATCATCAATCATAAAGGCTGTATTCATCGAGAGACCGAACCGCTTCTTAATAAGGTGTCAATTAGTAGAAAAAGGTGACGTGATTGAGGCGCATCTCCCTGATAGTGACCGCTTAAAGGAACTGCTTATACAGGGGAGAGAGCTGTATTTACTTCCAAATAGCAACCCTGCTCGCAAAACGAAATTTTCGGCGGTGTGTGTGAAAGATTTTACTAGCGGCAATTGGGTGTCTATAAATGCCACATTACCTAATAAAGTGGCGGGGCTCGCTTTTGAACAGCATCAATTATCCGAATTTTCTAGTTGGACGCATTTACGCGGTGAATATTCAAAAGGGAACTCCAGGTGGGACCATCTTCTCGAAAAAGATGGAGAATACATGGTTGTAGAAGTGAAAGGTGTGACACTTGTTAATCGTGAGGGAACAGGTTTCTTCCCTGATGCTGTAACGTCTAGAGGGACGAAGCATGTACGAGAGCTTTCGCAAATAGCTAAAGAACCGGGATGGCATGCGGCGATTTTATTTGTAGCTCAGCGTAGTGATATTAAAGAACTTCAACCTGCGGCGGAGATAGATCCAGATTTTGCGAATGCTCTTTTAATAGCAAAGCGGGCGGGTGTGACGCTGAGTGCTTGTCGTTGTCACGTTACTCCCGATGGTATGCGTCTTCTCGACCAAATTCCAGTGAATCTTAACATCTAA